A genomic region of Sciurus carolinensis chromosome 7, mSciCar1.2, whole genome shotgun sequence contains the following coding sequences:
- the LOC124989469 gene encoding collagen alpha-1(I) chain-like has translation MALEGSRHCRLSENKTPESGECDLLMHPKLQFRHRSRHPGKRVDYLECVAVTQQQPAASDERSYGTPFPAGSYSTPFPAGSYGTPFPAGSYGTPFPARSYGTPFPARSYGTPFPAGSYGTPFPAGSYGTPFPAGSYGTPFPAGSYGTPFPAGSYGTPFPAGSYGTPFPAGSYGTPFPAGSYGTPFPAGSYGTPFPAGSYGTPFPAGSYGTPFPAGSYGTPFPAGSYSTPFPAGSYGTPFPAGSYGTPLPAGSYGTPFPAGSYGTPFPAGSYGTPLPAGSYGTPFPAGSYGTPFPAGSYGTPFPARSYGTPFPAGSYGTPFPAGSYGTPFPAGSYGTPFPAGSYGTPFPAGSYGTPFPAGSYGTPFPAGSYGTPFPAGSYGTPLPAGSYGTPFPAGSYGTPFPAGSYGTPFPAGSYGTPFPAGSYGTPFPAGSYGTPLPAGSYGTPFPAGSYGTPFPAGSYGTPFPAGSYGTPFPARSYGTPFPAGSYGTPFPAGSYGTPFPAGSYGTPLPAGSYGTPFPAGSYGTPFPAGSYGTPFPAGSYGTPFPAGSYGTPFPAGSYGTPFPAGSYGTPFPAGSYGTPFPAGSYGTPFPAGSYGTPFPAGSYGTPFPARSYGTPFPAGSYGTPFPAGSYGTPFPAGSYSTPFPAGSYGTPFPAGSYGTPFPAGSYGTPLPAGSYGTPFPAGSYGTPFPAGSYGTPLPAGSYGTPFPAGSYGTPFPAGSYGTPFPAGSRHHSTGLPPQTSTLNTSIPRDVLTPPQRCWQGA, from the coding sequence GGTCCTACGGCACCCCATTCCCAGCAGGGTCCTATAGCACCCCATTCCCAGCAGGGTCCTACGGCACGCCATTCCCAGCAGGGTCCTACGGCACGCCATTCCCAGCACGGTCCTACGGCACCCCATTCCCAGCACGGTCCTACGGCACCCCATTCCCAGCAGGGTCCTACGGCACCCCATTCCCAGCAGGGTCCTACGGCACCCCATTCCCAGCAGGGTCCTACGGCACCCCATTCCCAGCAGGGTCCTACGGCACCCCATTCCCAGCAGGGTCCTACGGCACGCCATTCCCAGCAGGGTCCTACGGCACGCCATTCCCAGCAGGGTCCTACGGCACCCCATTCCCAGCAGGGTCCTACGGCACCCCATTCCCAGCAGGGTCCTATGGCACCCCATTCCCAGCAGGGTCCTACGGCACCCCATTCCCAGCAGGGTCCTACGGCACCCCATTCCCAGCAGGGTCCTACGGCACCCCATTCCCAGCAGGGTCCTACAGCACCCCATTCCCAGCAGGGTCCTACGGCACCCCATTCCCAGCAGGGTCCTATGGCACCCCACTCCCAGCAGGGTCCTATGGCACCCCATTCCCAGCAGGGTCCTATGGCACGCCATTCCCAGCAGGGTCCTATGGCACCCCACTCCCAGCAGGGTCCTATGGCACCCCATTCCCAGCAGGGTCCTACGGCACCCCATTCCCAGCAGGGTCCTACGGCACCCCATTCCCAGCACGGTCCTACGGCACCCCATTCCCAGCAGGGTCCTACGGCACCCCATTCCCAGCAGGGTCCTACGGCACCCCATTCCCAGCAGGGTCCTACGGCACCCCATTCCCAGCAGGGTCCTATGGCACGCCATTCCCAGCAGGGTCCTATGGCACCCCATTCCCAGCAGGGTCCTACGGCACCCCATTCCCAGCAGGGTCCTACGGCACCCCATTCCCAGCAGGGTCCTACGGCACCCCACTCCCAGCAGGGTCCTATGGCACGCCATTCCCAGCAGGGTCCTATGGCACCCCATTCCCAGCAGGGTCCTACGGCACCCCATTCCCAGCAGGGTCCTACGGCACCCCATTCCCAGCAGGGTCCTACGGCACCCCATTCCCAGCAGGGTCCTACGGCACCCCACTCCCAGCAGGGTCCTATGGCACGCCATTCCCAGCAGGGTCCTACGGCACCCCATTCCCAGCAGGGTCCTACGGCACCCCATTCCCAGCAGGGTCCTACGGCACCCCATTCCCAGCACGGTCCTACGGCACCCCATTCCCAGCAGGGTCCTACGGCACCCCATTCCCAGCAGGGTCCTACGGCACCCCATTCCCAGCAGGGTCCTACGGCACCCCACTCCCAGCAGGGTCCTATGGCACGCCATTCCCAGCAGGGTCCTATGGCACCCCATTCCCAGCAGGGTCCTACGGCACGCCATTCCCAGCAGGGTCCTACGGCACCCCATTCCCAGCAGGGTCCTACGGCACCCCATTCCCAGCAGGGTCCTATGGCACCCCATTCCCAGCAGGGTCCTATGGCACCCCATTCCCAGCAGGGTCCTACGGCACGCCATTCCCAGCAGGGTCCTATGGCACCCCATTCCCAGCAGGGTCCTACGGCACCCCATTCCCAGCAGGGTCCTACGGCACCCCATTCCCAGCACGGTCCTACGGCACCCCATTCCCAGCAGGGTCCTACGGCACCCCATTCCCAGCAGGGTCCTACGGCACCCCATTCCCAGCAGGGTCCTACAGCACCCCATTCCCAGCAGGGTCCTACGGCACCCCATTCCCAGCAGGGTCCTACGGCACCCCATTCCCAGCAGGGTCCTACGGCACCCCACTCCCAGCAGGGTCCTATGGCACGCCATTCCCAGCAGGGTCCTATGGCACCCCATTCCCAGCAGGGTCCTATGGCACCCCACTCCCAGCAGGGTCCTATGGCACCCCATTCCCAGCAGGGTCCTACGGCACCCCATTCCCAGCTGGGTCCTACGGCACCCCATTCCCAGCAGGGTCCAGACACCACAGTACTGGCCTCCCACCCCAGACCTCTACTCTGAACACCAGTATTCCAAGAGACGTTCTTACACCCCCACAACGCTGTTGGCAGGGGGCTTGA